In Salinigranum marinum, one DNA window encodes the following:
- a CDS encoding Gfo/Idh/MocA family oxidoreductase, protein MRFGIISTARIGLGSVVPAIEKSEHAVLAIASREAARAEAVADEHDVPRAYGSYEALLADDDVDAVYNPLPNALHAEWSRRAADHGKHVLCEKPLARDADEARALFDYCEERGVTLMEAFMYRFHPRTERAVELVERELGTVRGFDAAFSFRLDDPDDVRLDPELAGGSVMDVGCYAINAARLFLGDPERVSASTTDTRDAGVDTGMAAVLAYGGATARIASGFETDGNQYYRVETTDGWLHAEPAFGIEPDERATLEWHADGRTVVEEFDPVDHYRLQVEAFAAAVEGGGTPRVTRAETLGNMRTIDAVYESAASGTAVSLDDG, encoded by the coding sequence ATGCGCTTCGGCATCATCAGCACGGCCCGCATCGGCCTCGGGTCCGTCGTTCCCGCCATCGAAAAGAGCGAGCACGCTGTCCTCGCCATCGCGTCGCGCGAGGCGGCCCGCGCGGAGGCGGTCGCCGACGAACACGACGTTCCCAGGGCGTACGGGAGCTACGAGGCGCTCCTCGCGGACGACGACGTCGACGCGGTGTACAACCCGCTGCCGAACGCGCTGCACGCGGAGTGGTCGCGCCGCGCCGCCGATCACGGGAAGCACGTGCTGTGTGAGAAGCCACTGGCGAGGGACGCCGACGAGGCGCGCGCGCTGTTCGACTACTGCGAGGAGCGCGGCGTGACGCTGATGGAGGCGTTCATGTACCGGTTCCACCCGCGAACCGAGCGCGCCGTCGAACTCGTCGAGCGCGAACTCGGGACGGTACGGGGGTTCGACGCCGCCTTCTCCTTTCGGCTCGACGACCCCGACGACGTGCGGCTCGACCCGGAGCTCGCGGGCGGGAGCGTGATGGACGTCGGCTGCTACGCGATCAACGCCGCGCGGCTGTTCCTGGGCGATCCCGAGCGGGTGTCAGCGTCCACCACGGACACGCGTGACGCCGGCGTCGACACGGGGATGGCGGCGGTGCTCGCGTACGGCGGGGCGACCGCGCGGATCGCCTCGGGCTTCGAGACGGACGGGAACCAGTACTACCGTGTCGAGACGACCGACGGGTGGCTCCACGCCGAACCGGCGTTCGGCATCGAACCCGACGAGCGGGCCACGCTGGAGTGGCACGCCGACGGGCGGACGGTCGTCGAGGAGTTCGACCCGGTCGACCACTACCGGCTGCAGGTCGAGGCGTTCGCCGCGGCGGTCGAGGGGGGCGGCACGCCGCGCGTGACCCGGGCGGAGACGCTGGGGAACATGCGAACGATCGACGCGGTGTACGAGAGCGCGGCGTCGGGGACGGCGGTGTCGCTCGACGACGGGTGA
- a CDS encoding DUF5995 family protein, which produces MPTSLRPPSRSRVRRAWDGLRGGRPPTDGGDDPAPDPAVFDLVADPFAGIDDAHDRLRALEQLFYERGDRRGPFLVIYSRVTAEVGRAIEAGEFADPAWVESYLVTFADLYRQALLRFETGDLETLADPWQVAFESAARGDCLVAQDAVLGINAHVNYDLALALSLVGVDPDRETKYADHCAVNDVLGRLVDEVQDRLADRYAPGISHVDESLGRLDEALAYVALAEGRDSAWRVAVALADSRLGVRRTAALWFLRTSATGIAYFLLGSTVSDRLHEALRDVERGPRRADD; this is translated from the coding sequence ATGCCCACGTCTCTCCGTCCCCCCTCACGAAGTCGCGTCCGACGGGCGTGGGACGGCCTCCGCGGCGGCCGGCCGCCGACGGACGGTGGGGACGACCCGGCCCCCGACCCCGCGGTGTTCGACCTCGTCGCCGACCCGTTCGCCGGCATCGACGACGCTCACGACCGGCTGCGTGCGCTCGAACAGCTGTTCTACGAGCGCGGCGACCGTCGCGGTCCGTTCCTCGTCATCTACAGCCGCGTCACGGCCGAGGTGGGTCGAGCGATCGAAGCCGGGGAGTTCGCCGACCCCGCGTGGGTCGAGTCGTACCTCGTCACGTTCGCCGATCTCTACCGACAGGCGCTGTTGAGGTTCGAGACGGGCGACCTGGAGACGCTCGCCGACCCGTGGCAGGTGGCGTTCGAGTCCGCCGCACGCGGGGACTGCCTCGTCGCCCAGGACGCCGTCCTCGGGATCAACGCCCACGTCAACTACGACCTCGCGCTCGCGCTGTCGCTCGTCGGCGTCGACCCCGACCGGGAGACGAAGTACGCCGACCACTGCGCCGTCAACGACGTGCTCGGACGGCTCGTCGACGAGGTCCAGGACCGGCTCGCCGACCGCTACGCCCCGGGCATCTCGCACGTCGACGAGTCGCTCGGACGGCTCGACGAGGCCCTGGCGTACGTGGCGCTCGCCGAGGGCCGCGACAGCGCCTGGCGGGTCGCCGTCGCGCTCGCCGACTCCCGCCTCGGCGTCCGGCGGACCGCGGCGCTGTGGTTCCTGCGGACCTCCGCGACGGGCATCGCCTACTTCCTCCTCGGCTCGACCGTCAGCGACCGGCTCCACGAGGCGCTCCGTGACGTCGAACGCGGCCCGCGGCGCGCAGACGACTGA
- a CDS encoding cold-shock protein, giving the protein MATGKVDFFNDTGGYGFISTEDSDEDVFFHMEDVGGPDLEEGQEVEFEIEQAPKGPRAKNLTRL; this is encoded by the coding sequence ATGGCGACCGGTAAGGTTGATTTCTTCAACGACACGGGCGGTTACGGTTTCATTTCCACCGAGGACTCAGACGAGGACGTCTTCTTCCACATGGAGGACGTCGGCGGTCCGGACCTCGAAGAGGGACAGGAAGTCGAGTTCGAGATCGAGCAGGCCCCCAAGGGTCCGCGCGCCAAGAACCTGACGCGCCTGTAA